Genomic DNA from Roseburia intestinalis L1-82:
TTATAATTTAAATTATAAAAAAGCTGCCACGAAAGAAGAACAGCAAAAAGAAAATCAAAATACGGAAAAAGCAAAATTTATTGGGATGCCATACTACCATGATTACAAGAAATGTTTGGAAGAACGGGTGAAATATCTGACAGAAAATGAAGTCAGGGATCTGTTTGATGAGATTGGTATGATCCTGACCTGTTATAAGAATGATGACAGTCGTACGGAGCGGCTGGCTAAGCTGGGACTTGTACCGATAGAGATGGAAGGGTTATTGGCGTATACACCGACGAAGTTTCAGCATCTTTCGATGAAAGCGATGCGGAATATTATCCCGTTTTTGGAAAAAGGCATGACTTATGATAAAGCATGTGAGGAAGCAGGATATGATTTTAAGGCGGATTCTAAGGGGACTAAGCAGAAGTTATTAACAGGAGAAAATGTGAATCAGACCATTAATGAGATCACGAATCCGGTAGTAAAGCGTTCTGTATCACAGACTGTCAAAGTGATTAATGCGATCATCCGTACATATGGAAGTCCGCAGGCAATCAATATTGAGCTTGCAAGAGAAATGTCAAAGACTTTTGAAGAACGCCGGAAAATAAAAGGTGATATGGAAAAACGCCAGAAGAATAACGAAGATGTGAAAAAGCAGATTCAGGAATTGGGAAAATTATCACCAACCGGACAGGATATTTTAAAGTATCGCCTGTGGCAGGAACAGCAGGGAATCTGTATGTATTCCGGTAAGACTATTCCATTGGAAGAACTGTTTAAACCGGGATATGATATTGATCATATTTTGCCATACAGTATTACATTTGATGACAGTTTTCGGAATAAGGTACTTGTCACTTCTCAGGAAAACCGCCAAAAGGGAAACAGGACACCTTATGAATACATGGGAAATGATGAGCAGCGTTGGAATGAGTTTGAAACTCGTGTGAAGACGACGATACGGGATTATAAAAAACAGCAGAAACTTTTGAAAAAACATTTTTCAGAGGAAGAGCGTAGTGAATTTAAAGAGCGTAACTTAACGGATACAAAATATATTACAACCGTTATTTATAATATGATCCGTCAGAACCTTGAAATGGCACCGTTAAACCGTCCGGAAAAGAAAAAACAGGTACGCGCGGTAAATGGAGCAATTACGGCGTACTTAAGAAAACGCTGGGGATTACCTCAGAAAAATCGTGAGACGGATACACATCATGCGATGGATGCGGTTGTCATCGCCTGCTGTACGGATGGCATGATCCAGAAAATATCGCGATATACGAAAGTAAGAGAGAGATGTTACTCAAAAGGTACAGAGTTTGTGGATGCGGAGACAGGAGAAATCTTTCGACCGGAAGATTACAGTCGGGCAGAATGGGATGAGATATTTGGTGTTCATATTCCAAAACCATGGGAGACATTCCGGGCAGAACTGGATGTGAGAATGGGAGATGATCCGAAGGGATTTTTGGATACCCATTCTGATGTTGCCTTAGAATTAGATTATCCAGAGTATATTTATGAGAATCTTCGTCCGATCTTTGTCTCAAGAATGCCAAATCATAAAGTGACAGGTGCTGCACATGCAGATACCATCCGCAGTCCGAGACATTTTAAGGATGAGGGGATCGTATTGACTAAGACGGCTTTGACAGATCTGAAGTTGGATAAAGATGGAGAAATCGACGGCTACTATAACCCACAAAGTGACCTTTTATTATACGAGGCATTGAAAAAACAGTTGTTGTTATATGGAAACGATGCAAAAAAGGCATTTGCACAGGATTTTCATAAGCCGAAAGCAGACGGTACAGAAGGTCCGGTAGTACGGAAAGTCAAGATACAGAAGAAACAGACGATGGGTGTATTTGTGGATTCCGGAAATGGAATTGCAGAAAATGGCGGTATGGTCAGAATCGATGTATTTCGTGTGAATGGAAAGTACTATTTTGTACCGGTGTATACGGCGGATGTGGTGAAGAAGGTGTTGCCGAATAGGGCATCAACAGCACATAAGCCATATGGAGAATGGAAAGTTATGGAGGATAAGGACTTTTTATTCAGTTTGTATTCGAGGGATTTAATACATATAAAGAGTAAAAAAGATATACCTATAAAAATGGTAAATGGTGGGATGGAGGGTATAAAAGAAACGTATGCATACTATATAGGCGCAGATATTTCGGCTGCTAATATACAAGGAATTGCACATGACAGCCGTTATAAGTTTAGAGGCTTAGGTATACAAAGTCTGGATGTGCTTGAAAAATGTCAGATAGATGTTTTAGGTCATGTTTCAGTAGTAAGAAGTGAAAAACGAATGGGGTTTTCTTGATAAAAACATGGGGGATAAATGGGATTTCGAAATATTAAGATAGACAGTCATGTAAAGCTGTCTATCAAAAATCAGCAGCTAAATATTGAAACAGACATAGCAAGACAGATTCCACTGGAGGATATCAACTGTATCATTATAGAAAATCAGACCGTAACTGTCTCAGCTTATTTACTTCAAAAAATGGCAGATATGGGAATCGCGGTTTATGTCTGTGATGAGAAACATCTTCCGAATGCAGTATTGCTTCCCATGGTAAGGCACAGTCGCCATTTTAAAATTCTGAAATATCAGATAGAGGCAGGAAAGCCCTTACAGAAAAGACTCTGGCAGCAGATCGTGGTTCAGAAAATAAGAAACCAGGCATTGTGTTTAGCCTACCTTGAACTGGATGGATCAGAAGAACTGATGAAAATGTGTAAAGAAGTCCAGTCAGGCGATCGAACACATGTGGAGGCGAAAGCAGCAGCTTTTTATTTTAAAAGTCTGTATGGATTAGGATTTTCACGCGGTAATGATCATATCATTAACGCGGCGTTAAATTATGGTTATGCTATTGTAAGAGGTCTGATCGCCCGCTCCATTGTCTGTTATGGATTAGAACCTTCGATTGGAGTGTTCCATCATAGTGAGCTGAATAATTTTAATTTGGCGGATGATATGATCGAGCCATTTCGTCCGTTAGTTGACCTGTATGTAGCCCAAAATTATGATATAGCAGAAATTGACAGCGATCTTACGCCAGAAAGAAAACGTGGTATTTTTGGTATTATAAATTATGATATGGATATGAAAGGAGAAAAACGTATTATCAGTAATTGTATTGATATGCTGGTGGCAAGTTACAGTAGTGCTCTGCAGGGAAAAAGATCAGATTTGGAGTTGCCGGAACTGATGCAATTACAGGTACATAGCTATGAATAGGTTTATGAGAATGTTAGTATTTTTTGATCTGCCAGTAGTAACTGCAAAAGAGAAAAAGGATGCCGCAAAATTTCGTAAGTTTTTATTGAAAGATGGCTACAATATGGTGCAGTGGTCTGTATATTCCAGGATATGCAATGGTATGGATGCAGTTGCAATGCATAAACAGCGTTTAAAACAAAATCTGCCCTTAAAAGGATCAGTACGTGCGCTGGTTTTAACAGAAAAGCAGTATGAATCTATGGAAATTATGTTAGGAACGAAAACGTTCGATGACACCCCGGAATCAATAGAATTAATGGATGTTTTTTGAAAAAAGAAGATTTTCGATAGAATTTAACTTCCAAATTAAAGATTTTTTTTAGATGAAATCCCCACGAATCCCTGTAGTTCGTGGGGATTTGTGCTCCCTATTATACCATACCAAGTGATAACAGGGAATTACAACCTCATAGTCATACGGGATGAACGTCATCCATTATACCATACCAAGTGATAACAGGGAATTACAACACTTTCCATTCTTGAGCCTCTTGACGATTCATTATACCATACCAAGTGATAACAGGGAATTACAACTCAAACCCGTCTAAATAATATTTTTTTAAAATTATACCATACCAAGTGATAACAGGGAATTACAACAGAAAGTGGCTACGGTGCAAGTACTGTTGGATTATACCATACCAAGTGATAACAGGGAATTACAACAAATATTAACTTGCATTGTTCGAATTATATATTATACCATACCAAGTGATAACAGGGAATTACAACAACTCCACCGGACATACCAACAATAAACATATTATACCATACCAAGTGATAACAGGGAAT
This window encodes:
- the cas2 gene encoding CRISPR-associated endonuclease Cas2, translated to MRMLVFFDLPVVTAKEKKDAAKFRKFLLKDGYNMVQWSVYSRICNGMDAVAMHKQRLKQNLPLKGSVRALVLTEKQYESMEIMLGTKTFDDTPESIELMDVF
- the cas1 gene encoding type II CRISPR-associated endonuclease Cas1; translated protein: MGFRNIKIDSHVKLSIKNQQLNIETDIARQIPLEDINCIIIENQTVTVSAYLLQKMADMGIAVYVCDEKHLPNAVLLPMVRHSRHFKILKYQIEAGKPLQKRLWQQIVVQKIRNQALCLAYLELDGSEELMKMCKEVQSGDRTHVEAKAAAFYFKSLYGLGFSRGNDHIINAALNYGYAIVRGLIARSIVCYGLEPSIGVFHHSELNNFNLADDMIEPFRPLVDLYVAQNYDIAEIDSDLTPERKRGIFGIINYDMDMKGEKRIISNCIDMLVASYSSALQGKRSDLELPELMQLQVHSYE
- the cas9 gene encoding type II CRISPR RNA-guided endonuclease Cas9 (Cas9, originally named Csn1, is the large, multifunctional signature protein of type II CRISPR/Cas systems. It is well known even to general audiences because its RNA-guided endonuclease activity has made it a popular tool for custom editing of eukaryotic genomes.); this translates as MDEKMDYRIGLDIGIASVGWAVLQNNSDDEPVRIVDLGVRIFDTAEIPKTGESLAGPRRAARTTRRRLRRRKHRLDRIKWLFENQGLINIDDFLKRYNMAGLPDVYQLRYEALDRKLTDEELAQVLLHIAKHRGFRSTRKAETAAKENGAVLKATDENQKRMQEKGYRTVGEMIYLDEAFRTGCSWSEKGYILTPRNKAENYQHTMLRAMLVEEVKEIFSSQRRLGNEKATEELEEKYLEIMTSQRSFDLGPGMQPDGKPSPYAMEGFSDRVGKCTFLGDQGELRGAKGTYTAEYFVALQKINHTKLVNQDGETRNFTEEERRALTLLLFTQKEVKYAAVRKKLGLPEDILFYNLNYKKAATKEEQQKENQNTEKAKFIGMPYYHDYKKCLEERVKYLTENEVRDLFDEIGMILTCYKNDDSRTERLAKLGLVPIEMEGLLAYTPTKFQHLSMKAMRNIIPFLEKGMTYDKACEEAGYDFKADSKGTKQKLLTGENVNQTINEITNPVVKRSVSQTVKVINAIIRTYGSPQAINIELAREMSKTFEERRKIKGDMEKRQKNNEDVKKQIQELGKLSPTGQDILKYRLWQEQQGICMYSGKTIPLEELFKPGYDIDHILPYSITFDDSFRNKVLVTSQENRQKGNRTPYEYMGNDEQRWNEFETRVKTTIRDYKKQQKLLKKHFSEEERSEFKERNLTDTKYITTVIYNMIRQNLEMAPLNRPEKKKQVRAVNGAITAYLRKRWGLPQKNRETDTHHAMDAVVIACCTDGMIQKISRYTKVRERCYSKGTEFVDAETGEIFRPEDYSRAEWDEIFGVHIPKPWETFRAELDVRMGDDPKGFLDTHSDVALELDYPEYIYENLRPIFVSRMPNHKVTGAAHADTIRSPRHFKDEGIVLTKTALTDLKLDKDGEIDGYYNPQSDLLLYEALKKQLLLYGNDAKKAFAQDFHKPKADGTEGPVVRKVKIQKKQTMGVFVDSGNGIAENGGMVRIDVFRVNGKYYFVPVYTADVVKKVLPNRASTAHKPYGEWKVMEDKDFLFSLYSRDLIHIKSKKDIPIKMVNGGMEGIKETYAYYIGADISAANIQGIAHDSRYKFRGLGIQSLDVLEKCQIDVLGHVSVVRSEKRMGFS